In Ptychodera flava strain L36383 chromosome 6, AS_Pfla_20210202, whole genome shotgun sequence, the sequence tgctgagttgacaagctgaatactgtgtatctcaacatgccttTGGAAGaagagcaagaaactgtagttgacattaaaaacaaacaccgTGAAAATTCATCGAAAGTTATTGCCCCATCAAGATGCCGATGTCCAACATTTGAACTGCAGCCACAGTCCTGAGTGGCCAATTCAGCTACACTTTTATTGTAAAATACGTAACAACCGCTTCACAACTATAATTATAGAATGGGCCATGCATTTACACAAGAAACAAACCTTTTGATATACCTCTGTAACTTCATGGGTGACTTGATTATTGTGCTTTTGTTGGTAAATAAAGTGAGTGGTAGCATCTTTCGTTAAAAAGCACGgtaaaatattattcaaagGCGTATTGTCAGTTCAATTTAAAATTATTCCAAACTGATTTTGACGATTTATACCAAATCATCACTCCAACACGTTGAAAAGATTGAAGCATGCTATTACGCGATTTAACATTTTTCTTAATCATAAGATTAAACTTTCCACATGTTAAGTTGGAGCCTGTAAAGTGCGGGcatttcatcattcatatgCACTGCGagagaaatgttttgaaatagaTAAGGGACCGTTCATTTTAACTTGGGGTGTTTTTCGTGACGGGTCATCTCAGGAAAGAGTAGAGGGCGGAAAtcacattaaaaataaaagttaTAAACAATTTTTCCCTTTAATCCAGCGACAACGCCAAGGGCACATTTTCTATGGGTATATCATAGGTGTTTTGTCTGCGTTAATGGATGTCGGAAAGTGAAACTGAAAGGAAATATTTGCACCTGTTCAAAGACGTTTTGTTCAAATACCTCCTGAATATGTGTcattaataatataataaacCTATAGTCATCAAATACAGATGGTGGTGGCGACGAGAACGTTCTCCATACTCTAATAAGAAGTGGTTGACGTGCAAGCCATTATAAATATGGAGTTTTATCCTGACTCAGATTGACTTTAGGTATTCAATATAGCCAACCTTGTTCATGGAGATCTgtcaaattttaatgatttgCATAAGCTGTGTAgttttttgaccataaatgggGATCATCTTCGGGaatgttgccatggtttcagGTCATTGAGCGATGATAAAAAAAGGTTCGGCAGACAAAGTCAAACATAAATATGAGAATGCCGGTCCCTAATGTCTAACCCAATGAGCGACTGGCTCAAATTTTCggactttcaaaaatgtcataTACTTAATGGTCTATACTTTTTAGATAATCTAGTTTTATGCCTATAGAGAACATTAACTTTCGCATTTTAGTTCATTTTTATCTTTATGAAGACGAAAATCTCAAATATTGTCTATGACGTTGAGCCGAGAACTTGAAAATGGTggcatgttgaatttcaaatacggGTAAATTCAAAGATATTAGCTTTTCGCAATCAaagaaatttataaaatttccgccaatttctaatttcttaGTATGAAAGAAATTAGTTTTAAGTCTCCTTTGGCAAAGTACGGgcaaatgttgaaaactttcGTCTGCATGATAGCTTTTATTAACCTGATGAATTCATGGTTGTACGGACTGCATTTTTACGCAGCATGGACAACTGTTTTGGTCGCTTTAAAAGGAACAACATCAAGGAATGATTCTTTGATCCGAATTTCCTCAGTGTTTCGATATTGTCTCAGTTGCCAATACGACGATAAAGAGTTGCTGGTATCGTGTTAGAGATCGAGTCGTAAGCGTTACCGAGAAGGATGTGCTGGTACCCGTCTGCCAGAAATGTCTGACAGAACGTGGCACCGTGGGATGAAAGTTCGTCATACTTTCTGAAGGTCTTCCCGTTAAATTTATAGACTATGGAATTGACATCGTAGGAGGTGCCATTGAAATGATTGGAGACAAGCAGGAACTGCTGCCCGTCCATTCGGAAAGGGCACGCCATTTCAGCGCCCACCGTGGCGATGGTCTTTTTCAGGTAGAATTTTCCTTCTCTCCATACGTACACAGGTGAGCGTTGAAAGTACTGCATCCCCGTCTTGTAGTTGTACCGCTTGTTGACGAGGACCAGTATGTACATGTTTCCGGCGAAATGAAATGGTACAGAGCCCGTCGACACGTGGGGCTTGCGAATAGGTAATGTTTGGTGGTACGTAAACCTGGGAGCTGAAGGATCCGAGTTGAACTTGTAGATGGTAGTTGGGTTTGTCTTTTCGATGTCTGATTTGGTCAGTGACAAGTACAACTCCACACCGATAAAGAAACTTGACGACTGAGCGGTAGCCGTTTCCCTTATCATCTGCGTGTATCTAAAGTTCGCGCCATTCCACGTGTAGATCAGGTGATAGTTGTCCGGCCACAGCGCCATTGAGATGAAAGTCAACTGTCCGACTGTTGTACTCGTTGAAAAGCAGTGCAGATGTACAATCAGTTCCTTTATCACTGTCTCATTCCCGTCTTCAACAAATTCATTGCCATTCCACTTGTATGTGAAGAGTTTGGTGCCAAAATGCATCGACTGCTGCATGGCTATTATGTAGTGTCTACCGTCCATAGCGCAATAGTCACATTCTACCAGTTCCATCCCTCTAACGAGAGATTGAAGGTGGGCAAATTTCCCGTCGATCAATTTCATGACGTTGCACCTGTCGTCATACATGGGCATGGTCAAGTACGACGCACCGTCGACGGAGAACGCTGTCGCCGCTTCACTCCCCATCACCTGCTGAACTGGGGTGAAGTGTACGCTTACATCGTCGACTAAGCCAATACTAGTAGTGGTTTTTGCATTAGTTTGGAAAACTTGCCCTTTGGTGGACGCGTTCGGTTCCCCGTGATTTCCATGAATGTTTTGCGTGATAGGTATATACGGAATACTATTGGCGGCCGTTTCTACTGCGATGCTGTGCATCGTTGTTTTAGCCGGGTGAACAACACTGGCCTCGGTCGTGGACGTTTCAGTTGACTTTCCCTCGCTCAGTGGACTTTGTAGGCCGGAAAACGTATTGTTGGTGCCAGCATCCCATCTCAAGTGATGCCTCACCTGTTGCGTTGTGGCCAAATGCTCTTCGGCGGATGATGTCGAAGGCGCGTTTCCACTCTCCAACGGTGGCTGTCTCGAAATGATGGATATGCCTTTCTCGTACGGAACACCTAAGCTCCGAAACTCGATCGTTACCTCTTTTACCGAAGCACTT encodes:
- the LOC139135486 gene encoding platelet binding protein GspB-like codes for the protein MANGKVIVVFFSLMLAFLFSINGAAKSSRSGGKPKQKRVHCRDMMEIYEHRLGQLAENSAITEQNVAALLSLTELQTQAIAEIHNTVGQLRDLLTLHMQSTSAQGCSDGEVPSRGHDNMPSFRNRENITGSESLTSSPEGRKVTHHGTSIGNHEDMKFARQATPSVYGRLAQSQSMSAIETDNTSQADNRNVEINRMTSTPPSAMITPTTIRRKIPTTGLSENADDPISTVAGESGSVFQTGRLSESQFDARHEHHNKTHPLNSNFNGTFVYGGRPYQSASEQTKLPHRATDGLSLSFGKQGRQRNHGQTSIETSNKSTTSPPTSLTVQKTGAMTDTKRQMSNRASGSRLINGRSSLSSTNEEDAIHSRADSRSLTASVGYSTPTSFKALHTRTLNRPGVGMKEKLMRILPNTPEQPTTESQISAQRVQEFDTTKARILQPRRQDLPVYVPPQRVKPSATSISENNSEPSAEVPTESASVKEVTIEFRSLGVPYEKGISIISRQPPLESGNAPSTSSAEEHLATTQQVRHHLRWDAGTNNTFSGLQSPLSEGKSTETSTTEASVVHPAKTTMHSIAVETAANSIPYIPITQNIHGNHGEPNASTKGQVFQTNAKTTTSIGLVDDVSVHFTPVQQVMGSEAATAFSVDGASYLTMPMYDDRCNVMKLIDGKFAHLQSLVRGMELVECDYCAMDGRHYIIAMQQSMHFGTKLFTYKWNGNEFVEDGNETVIKELIVHLHCFSTSTTVGQLTFISMALWPDNYHLIYTWNGANFRYTQMIRETATAQSSSFFIGVELYLSLTKSDIEKTNPTTIYKFNSDPSAPRFTYHQTLPIRKPHVSTGSVPFHFAGNMYILVLVNKRYNYKTGMQYFQRSPVYVWREGKFYLKKTIATVGAEMACPFRMDGQQFLLVSNHFNGTSYDVNSIVYKFNGKTFRKYDELSSHGATFCQTFLADGYQHILLGNAYDSISNTIPATLYRRIGN